Part of the Sphingobacterium sp. LZ7M1 genome, TACCGAAATGTTAAGGAGCACGGGGATTTCCTATAAACAGCTCGAGGAAATGGGCGTGATGTTGCCTGTGATCGAATTGAGCTGCAAATTCAACAAAGCAGCGAAATATGATGATTTAGTAACCATAAATATTTATATTAGAGAAAAACCAGGAATAAGGATTAAATTTGAATATGAGCTGTTTAATGAATCTGGAGAGCTGTTGAATACAGGTTCTACCCAACTGGTATTTGTTGATATGGAACGAAACAGGCCTTGCAAACCTCCACAGATTTTCATGGATAAGATGGCTCCATTTTTTGGAGAATAATGAAAAAAATTCACCAACATCTTCTGTACGTTAAGCCGTATGACAGATTTATCGAGTGGACCAAATCAGCCACCTTACCGGGATTTGGAAAATTACCGCTCTATACTGTCATGGTATTTTTCTTTCAGGAGATCGCTCGGGAATCCATCATCAATAAAGCCTCTTCCCTAGCCTACAACTTTATGTTGGCGGTATTTCCTGGAATTATTTTCCTTTTTACGCTGATCCCTTACATTCCTGTAGACAATTTTCAGGAACAATTGATGGAACTGATCCAGTTGGCTCTGCCAAACAATGCATACGAAATCCTGGAAACTACCTTAGAAGATATCATCAAGAGACAGAACAGTGGCTTGTTATCTGCCGGTTTTGTACTCTGTACATTTTTTGCGACCAATGGTATGACGACCCTGATGATGAGCTTTAATAAAGCATCCTTATCCAAAGAGTCCAGAACTTGGTTTCAAAGACGAATTGTAGCCCTAGCCCTATCCCTTGCCATCGTATTGGCCCTTGCCGTAGGAATTGCACTTTATGCCGGTTCAAACTACTTGATCAATTACCTGAAAACCCATATCGATTATGACCTGAAATGGTTTTGGGCATTTGCCATTAAAGTTGCTCAATGGATTATTTTATTTGGTATCTATTTTTTTACAGTGAGCCTTATTTATAAGTTTGGACCAAGTTCGACAAAAAAATGGAAGCTATTTACGCCCGGTGCAACCTTGGCTACGATATTGGCCATGTTGTCTTTTTCATTTTTTACCTTCTATATCAATAACTTCGGTGCGTACAACAAATTATACGGTTCTATCGGAACATTGATCGTCGTGATGATCTGGATGTACATCAACGCCCTGATCTTGATCATAGGTTTCGAATTAAATGCCAGTATTGCGCTTTCAAAGCAAAGCATTAAAATTGTTAAGCCGCGAGTATACAACTCATTTAAACCAAACAAAATTTAATTTATTATAAATTTATTATTATTGTAATCGTATTGAGTATTTTGTTAGCTCAGATCAACGATTAGACCGGAAAAACTTACCGATGGAAGACAAGGATTTACAAAAGCGGAACAAGCGGAACCAGAACGTCAGAAATATCCTGTTGAGTTCAATAATTATATTGTTCATCACTTTTGTTGTCTTTTTTATCTTCTCCTATATACAGTACAAGAGCATACAGAACAAAATCCAGAACATTTACACTTCTGTAAACAGTGACCAAAATAACTTTACAGAATTACTGACCATATTCAGCGAGGCAGAAGACCATTTCAGGTTATTCTCCATTACCTATAATATCAATGACTATAATTCCTACCGTTCTAAACTGATAACCTTAAAGTCGGCGGTCGATTCATTGATCAAAGTACGAAGTGAGGAGTCCAAAACGTTTAGTGATAAAAATTACCATGGTCGCAAGCTGGAAGACCTCCTGCCTAAATACAGTCAGTTGAACAGCAAATTGGATTCTATCTTGGTCGCTTCAGAGACCCTGAAGACCTTTAATATCCAAGCGAACAATGAAACGAACATCAGCATCCCACGTCCTAAGGAACCTGCACCGATCGTTGCCAATGAGCCGAAGAAAGTCGTAGTCAAGAAGAAATCATTGTTAAAGCGGATCTTCCAAAAAGGGGATGATACCATTACGGTGGAAACAGGTACGCCTACGCATACCCAACAGGTAACTGAGCAGAACGCGAACCTGAAAAACATCATCAAGCAAGGCAATACGCAAGCTGAGAACAGGCTTAAAGAACTGAAACAAACCCTGACCGATATCCGGAAAAACGAAAGGTCACTTTTGGCAGATAACTTTACCCTATTGCACTCTGCCAATCAGCTGATCCGGATCATCCATGAAGAGCGCATACAGATCCAAAGAGACAAGACCGACCATGAGTTGAGCATCTTAATCGCTAGGACCGATACCTTCAAATGGCAGATCATTATATCCCTGACCTTTGTCTTTATCGTGATCTGTATCTTGGTTTATTACCAATTCTTTACCAACTACTATGAGCGTAAATTATTGGATGAACGCGTTTACGCCTCCAAATTGGCAGAACAGAAAACAGATATCCTGGCGGAGATTACCCATGAAATCCGGACCCCTATCAATTCGCTGATCGGCATCGTGGATCTATTGAAGAGCCGCAAGGACCTTTATCAGGCCAACGACATCCACTTGTTGGAATCGGCCTATACGAATATTACGGCGACCTCCAAAACCATCAATGATATCCTGAACCTGAGCAAAATAGACCAACAGAACAGCATTGAGGCCATTCACTTTGATTTCGTTGACCTGCTGATCGATGTGGTAGAAACCCATCGCAACCATGCCGAAATGAAAGGGATAGAATTGGCGTATGAGCTGGACAAAAATCAGCCAACGGTGATTTTCTCGGATGAATTTAAGGTCCGCCAGATCATGAGCAACCTGGTGAGCAACGCGATCAAATACTCGAATGGCGGAAAGGTGGTGGCTAGCGCGATCGTAGATGACCAGAGCAACCTGATCTTTAAGGTATCGGATCAAGGCCAGGGAATCCCTGATGCCCTGAAGAAGAACATCTTCAAGAAATACTATACGGTCAATAAGTCCAATAAGGTAGAAGGTGGCGTTGGATTAGGGCTATATATCACCAAAAATATTGTCAGCACATTAAAAGGAAAGATAAACTTTAAAACGAATGCCGGTCAAGGCACCACCTTTAAGGTAGAGATCCCTATTCCTAAACCGAAATTCCGTCGGAAGACCTCGTTGAACATTGAGAAAATCAGCGATTTTTCCAAGGATCTAAGTTGGCTAATCGTGGATGATAACGCCTTGAATTTACTGTATTTAAAGCAGTTCTTCTCGTTACATACCCATGTTAAGACAGCAACCAACGGAAAAGAGGCCTTAGAGATATTGAGCAGGTTTCCGATTGACGTTGTTGTTACCGATATCAACATGCCGGTGATGACCGGTGACGAATTATTGGCTACCGTAAGGGCGAACCCTGCCTACAACTCGGTTAAAATAATAGCCACATCTTCTGATAATGAGCAGGTTAAGAAGCTGGAGAAGGAGAGACAGGTCTTATTTGACGGAATTTTGATCAAGCCATTTAACGAGCGGAAACTGACCGAAGTGATTGTAAAAACGATCTATCCTATCTTTGAGGACAGCGACGAGTTACGTCAAGAATCCTAAACTTTTCAATCTTTTTAAACTTTTTTACATCTAAACTCTTGTAAATAAAAGTTTTTCGTATCTTTGCAATCCCTACATTGTAGGGAAAAGGAGATTATTAATTAATGGCAAAAAAACAAGAAGCAGAAAAAGAGTTAGCGGCAAAAAATGCAGAGCTACAAGGTGCTGACACAAAAGTTGTGAAGGACACTGAAAAGATTGAGTCTGAGGCAGATTCAAATTTAATCGATGAGATTAAATCAAACACTTGGAGTACTCCATCAGGAGACTTCGACTGGGATCTTGATGAAAAAGCTTTTGGTAACTACAGTGATGCGGAACGTACTAAACTAGAAGAGCAGTACGCTGGCACATTCAACCAAATCAATCAAGGTGAGATTATTGAAGGTATCGTTGTATCTATCAATAACAAAGATGTTGTTTTAAACATCGGTTTCAAATCAGACGGTCTAGTAGCATTATCTGAGTTCCGTGACTTACCTGACTTAAAAATCGGTGATACGGTTGATGTATTTGTTGAATCGCAAGAGGATGCAAATGGTCAATTAGTATTATCACGCAAACGTGCTAAAACACAAAAATCTTGGGAAGAGATCAACGAGGCTTTGGAGAACGACAAAGTTATCGATGGTTTTGTTAAATCACGTACAAAAGGTGGTTTAATTGTAGACATCAAAGGTGTTGAGGCATTCTTACCAGGATCTCAAATTGATATCAAACCTATCCGTGACTATGATGTTTACGTAGGTAAAACTATGGAGTTCAAAGTTGTTAAGATCAACCATGAGTTCAAAAACGTAGTTGTATCACACAAAGTATTGATCGAAGACGATTTGGAAAACCAAAAATCAGAGATCGTTGCGAAATTGGAAAAAGGACAAGTATTGGAAGGTACTGTTAAAAATATCACTGACTTCGGTGTGTTCATCGACTTGGGTGGTGTTGACGGATTACTTCACATTACAGACATCTCTTGGGGCCGTATCGAGCATCCAAAAGAGGTGTTGGCTTTAGACCAAACTATCAACGTTGTAGTTCTTGACTTTGATGACGAGAAAAAACGTATTGCATTAGGTTTGAAACAACTTTCAGAGCACCCTTGGGAATCTTTAGACAAGAACTTAGAAATCGGTTCTAAAGTAAAAGGTAAGATCGTTACTGTAGCTGACTACGGTGCTTTCTTAGAAATCATCCCAGGAGTAGAAGGATTAATCCACGTTTCTGAAATGTCTTGGTCTCAAAACTTACGTTCTCCACAAGAATTCTTGAAAGTAGGTGACGAAATCGAAGCTGAAATCTTGACTTTGGACCGTGAAGAGCGCAAAATGAGCTTAGGTATCAAACAATTGACTCCAGATCCTTGGCAGAACATCACTGAACGTTACCCAGTTGGTTCAAAACAATCAGCAGTTGTTAAGAACATGACTAACTTCGGTGTATTCGTTGAGTTAGAAGACGGAATCGATGGTTTAATTCACATTTCTGACCTTTCATGGTCTAAGAAAGTTAACCACCCTAACGAATTCACTAAAGTTGGTGAAAGATTAGAGGTTGTGGTATTAGAATTAGACGAAGAAAACCGTAAGCTTTCTTTAGGTCACAAACAATTAGAGGAAAACCCTTGGGATACTTTCGAAACAATCTTCACTGAAGGTTCAGTTCACGAAGGTACTGTAATCAAAGTTGGTGACAAAGGTGATATCGTAGCTTTACAATATGGTGTTGAAGGATTCTGCCCTAACAAACACTCTGTAAAAGAAGACGGTTCAGCATTGAAAGTTGACGAAGTTGCTGAATTCAAAATCATTGAATTCAACAAAGAAAACAAACGTCTAGTGATTTCTCACTCTCGTATTTGGGAAGATGCTAAAGCTGAAGCTCGTATCGAAGAGTTCAACGCTCGTAAAAAAGAAGCTAAAACTGCTAACGCAGCAGTGAAAAAAGTTAAAGATTCAGTTGAGAAATCAACTCTAGGTGATCTTGACGTATTAGCTCAATTGAAAGAGCAAATGGAAGACGACGAGAAAAAATCTAAATAATTTTAGATTACTCTAAATACTTCGAAGCCCCGATTTTACAATCGGGGCTTTTTTTGTTTATAGATTTGAGATGGGAGATATGAGATGTGAGATATTGGAGAATATTTATTTCTTGAATGTAGCTTAAGGGATTTAGGTTGTGAGATTAGTGAATGTAAAAGATTAGATGTAGATGTTCCAAGACTTATTACATTTTGCATATCTTTAACTTAAGAAGTTTAATATCTCAATACTCATATCTCATATCTATATACCCATGAGAACAGCAGCATTAATCAGTACCGATGAGGCCCTCAAATTGATCAATGAGGAGAATGCCATAGTCTTGGATGCGACCATCGATAAGGTCAACCAGAAGATGGACAACGATAATCTGGAACTGTTGCCCAACAGTTTGTTTTTGGATATCGAAGGTGCGTTTTCAGATCATCATAGTCCATTTCCACATACGATGCTTTCGGCACAGCTATTCAGCAAGGAAGTACAGAAGTTAGGCATCAATCAGGATTCGACATTGATCATCTATGATCGCTGGGGAGTCTATTCAAGTCCGCGTGCTTGGTGGATGTTGAGGTATATGGGCTTGGATAAGGTTTATGTGCTGAACGGTGGACTGCCGGCCTGGAAAGCGGCAGGATTGCCCATCGAACATCAATATACTGAAGCTATGGTCTTAGGCAACTTTAAAGCGAAGCCAAATTATGAATGGTTCATCTCGAAAGATGAACTGGTGGAGCGCTT contains:
- a CDS encoding ATP-binding protein, with the translated sequence MEDKDLQKRNKRNQNVRNILLSSIIILFITFVVFFIFSYIQYKSIQNKIQNIYTSVNSDQNNFTELLTIFSEAEDHFRLFSITYNINDYNSYRSKLITLKSAVDSLIKVRSEESKTFSDKNYHGRKLEDLLPKYSQLNSKLDSILVASETLKTFNIQANNETNISIPRPKEPAPIVANEPKKVVVKKKSLLKRIFQKGDDTITVETGTPTHTQQVTEQNANLKNIIKQGNTQAENRLKELKQTLTDIRKNERSLLADNFTLLHSANQLIRIIHEERIQIQRDKTDHELSILIARTDTFKWQIIISLTFVFIVICILVYYQFFTNYYERKLLDERVYASKLAEQKTDILAEITHEIRTPINSLIGIVDLLKSRKDLYQANDIHLLESAYTNITATSKTINDILNLSKIDQQNSIEAIHFDFVDLLIDVVETHRNHAEMKGIELAYELDKNQPTVIFSDEFKVRQIMSNLVSNAIKYSNGGKVVASAIVDDQSNLIFKVSDQGQGIPDALKKNIFKKYYTVNKSNKVEGGVGLGLYITKNIVSTLKGKINFKTNAGQGTTFKVEIPIPKPKFRRKTSLNIEKISDFSKDLSWLIVDDNALNLLYLKQFFSLHTHVKTATNGKEALEILSRFPIDVVVTDINMPVMTGDELLATVRANPAYNSVKIIATSSDNEQVKKLEKERQVLFDGILIKPFNERKLTEVIVKTIYPIFEDSDELRQES
- the rpsA gene encoding 30S ribosomal protein S1, which gives rise to MAKKQEAEKELAAKNAELQGADTKVVKDTEKIESEADSNLIDEIKSNTWSTPSGDFDWDLDEKAFGNYSDAERTKLEEQYAGTFNQINQGEIIEGIVVSINNKDVVLNIGFKSDGLVALSEFRDLPDLKIGDTVDVFVESQEDANGQLVLSRKRAKTQKSWEEINEALENDKVIDGFVKSRTKGGLIVDIKGVEAFLPGSQIDIKPIRDYDVYVGKTMEFKVVKINHEFKNVVVSHKVLIEDDLENQKSEIVAKLEKGQVLEGTVKNITDFGVFIDLGGVDGLLHITDISWGRIEHPKEVLALDQTINVVVLDFDDEKKRIALGLKQLSEHPWESLDKNLEIGSKVKGKIVTVADYGAFLEIIPGVEGLIHVSEMSWSQNLRSPQEFLKVGDEIEAEILTLDREERKMSLGIKQLTPDPWQNITERYPVGSKQSAVVKNMTNFGVFVELEDGIDGLIHISDLSWSKKVNHPNEFTKVGERLEVVVLELDEENRKLSLGHKQLEENPWDTFETIFTEGSVHEGTVIKVGDKGDIVALQYGVEGFCPNKHSVKEDGSALKVDEVAEFKIIEFNKENKRLVISHSRIWEDAKAEARIEEFNARKKEAKTANAAVKKVKDSVEKSTLGDLDVLAQLKEQMEDDEKKSK
- a CDS encoding thioesterase family protein; amino-acid sequence: MFHYQHQIRVRYAETDNMGYVYYGNYATYYEVARTEMLRSTGISYKQLEEMGVMLPVIELSCKFNKAAKYDDLVTINIYIREKPGIRIKFEYELFNESGELLNTGSTQLVFVDMERNRPCKPPQIFMDKMAPFFGE
- a CDS encoding YihY/virulence factor BrkB family protein, with amino-acid sequence MKKIHQHLLYVKPYDRFIEWTKSATLPGFGKLPLYTVMVFFFQEIARESIINKASSLAYNFMLAVFPGIIFLFTLIPYIPVDNFQEQLMELIQLALPNNAYEILETTLEDIIKRQNSGLLSAGFVLCTFFATNGMTTLMMSFNKASLSKESRTWFQRRIVALALSLAIVLALAVGIALYAGSNYLINYLKTHIDYDLKWFWAFAIKVAQWIILFGIYFFTVSLIYKFGPSSTKKWKLFTPGATLATILAMLSFSFFTFYINNFGAYNKLYGSIGTLIVVMIWMYINALILIIGFELNASIALSKQSIKIVKPRVYNSFKPNKI
- a CDS encoding sulfurtransferase, whose product is MRTAALISTDEALKLINEENAIVLDATIDKVNQKMDNDNLELLPNSLFLDIEGAFSDHHSPFPHTMLSAQLFSKEVQKLGINQDSTLIIYDRWGVYSSPRAWWMLRYMGLDKVYVLNGGLPAWKAAGLPIEHQYTEAMVLGNFKAKPNYEWFISKDELVERLGDDDISITDARSSGRFHGTAPEPRPGLRSGHIPGSKNLPFDLVLDGIKYQEKEELQRLFEGKIDSAKQNIFTCGSGVSAAIIALAAYELGNDYVTIFDGSWSEWGADENTLVSI